The Thermosulfurimonas sp. F29 genome includes a window with the following:
- a CDS encoding outer membrane protein assembly factor BamD encodes MRPLVISALFVALLVGLPSCGSREGGRGGLLSWFTKKPKPPESKLRELVERAQRHFNKGYYELAEKDFEEIRDRYPDSPYALWAELKLADCKFFAGKYLEAAVLYEEFEKLHPTNEAVPYVIFQIGTCYYRMMLSPDRDQTNTKKAIQAYRRLIENYPDSPYVYEAKRRIARARERLAEHELYVARFYYRTGRFRAAYYRLLYLLDNYPETAPARKARLLARRYYEKALEETRALAEGRLKDYWGRPYP; translated from the coding sequence ATGAGGCCGCTGGTGATTTCCGCACTCTTCGTGGCCCTGCTCGTGGGGCTCCCCTCCTGCGGATCCCGGGAGGGTGGCCGGGGTGGTCTTCTTTCCTGGTTTACCAAAAAGCCCAAACCCCCCGAGTCCAAACTCAGGGAACTGGTGGAGCGGGCCCAAAGGCACTTTAACAAGGGCTACTACGAACTTGCGGAGAAAGACTTCGAGGAGATCAGGGATCGCTATCCCGATTCTCCCTATGCCCTGTGGGCCGAGCTAAAGCTCGCGGATTGCAAGTTTTTTGCCGGAAAGTATCTGGAGGCCGCGGTCCTGTACGAGGAATTTGAGAAGCTTCATCCCACCAACGAGGCGGTGCCTTATGTGATCTTTCAGATCGGAACCTGTTATTACCGTATGATGCTCTCCCCGGATCGGGATCAGACCAACACCAAAAAGGCCATTCAGGCCTACCGGCGTCTCATAGAGAACTATCCCGACTCCCCTTATGTTTACGAGGCCAAGCGCCGCATCGCCAGGGCCAGGGAGCGCCTGGCCGAACACGAACTCTATGTGGCCCGTTTTTACTATCGCACCGGACGGTTCCGGGCCGCTTATTATCGTCTTCTGTATTTACTGGACAATTATCCAGAAACCGCTCCGGCGCGCAAGGCTCGACTTCTGGCTCGCCGGTACTACGAAAAGGCCCTGGAGGAGACCCGGGCCCTTGCCGAGGGGCGCCTTAAGGACTACTGGGGACGGCCTTATCCCTGA
- the trxB gene encoding thioredoxin-disulfide reductase, which translates to MEREFDLIIVGGGPAGLTAYIYAARARLRTVLVEKLSPGGQVLVTDWVENYPGFPEGISGAELMEKFAAQARALGLEPVLDEAVGLTPDGDLRLVHLAGGKTLAAPTVIIATGASPKKLGVPGEAELTGKGVSYCATCDGPFFRDEVIAVVGGGNTAVQESLFLTRFARKIYLIHRRDQLRATRILQERALSHPQIEPLWNTVVTEVLGEDRVEGLRIKNVKTGEESTLAVGGVFIFIGIKPQTEWLGGTVALDEAGFVVTDSETRTSLPGVFAAGDVRAKACRQIVTAAGDGAVAAYMAEHYLAERRGA; encoded by the coding sequence ATGGAAAGGGAGTTCGATCTCATTATCGTCGGGGGTGGGCCCGCGGGTCTCACGGCATACATCTATGCGGCGCGGGCCCGCCTCAGGACGGTTCTGGTGGAGAAGCTGTCCCCCGGAGGTCAGGTCCTGGTTACGGACTGGGTGGAAAATTACCCCGGTTTCCCGGAGGGGATCTCCGGGGCGGAATTGATGGAGAAGTTCGCCGCTCAGGCCCGGGCCCTGGGCCTTGAGCCGGTGCTGGACGAGGCCGTGGGCCTTACCCCGGACGGAGATCTGCGTCTGGTGCATCTGGCCGGCGGAAAGACGCTCGCGGCCCCCACGGTCATCATCGCCACCGGTGCCTCTCCCAAGAAACTGGGCGTGCCCGGGGAGGCGGAGCTTACGGGAAAAGGCGTTTCCTACTGTGCCACCTGCGACGGTCCCTTTTTTCGAGACGAGGTCATTGCGGTGGTAGGGGGCGGAAACACGGCGGTGCAGGAGAGTCTTTTTCTCACCCGGTTTGCCCGCAAGATCTATCTCATTCACCGGAGGGATCAGCTCCGGGCCACCCGCATCCTTCAGGAACGCGCCCTTAGTCACCCTCAGATCGAACCCCTCTGGAACACCGTGGTAACGGAGGTTCTGGGTGAGGATAGGGTGGAGGGTCTGCGGATAAAAAATGTTAAGACCGGGGAGGAGTCCACCCTTGCCGTGGGCGGCGTTTTCATCTTCATCGGCATAAAACCTCAGACGGAGTGGCTGGGAGGGACGGTGGCCCTGGACGAGGCCGGTTTCGTCGTAACCGATTCGGAGACGCGCACCAGTCTCCCCGGGGTCTTTGCCGCCGGTGATGTGCGGGCCAAGGCCTGCCGGCAGATCGTTACCGCCGCGGGCGACGGGGCCGTGGCCGCTTACATGGCCGAGCACTATCTGGCCGAAAGGCGGGGGGCATGA
- the trxA gene encoding thioredoxin has product MAVCQVTDQNFETEVLQSDIPVLVDFWAAWCGPCRAIAPVIEELAEEYQGRLKVCKLNVDENPMTPGKYGIRAIPTLIFFKNGQPVESITGAVAKSTIEAVISKVLGS; this is encoded by the coding sequence ATGGCCGTTTGTCAGGTGACCGATCAGAACTTCGAGACCGAGGTCCTTCAGTCCGACATTCCGGTGCTGGTGGATTTCTGGGCGGCCTGGTGCGGGCCCTGTCGGGCTATCGCCCCGGTGATCGAGGAGCTGGCCGAGGAGTATCAGGGACGGCTCAAGGTGTGCAAGCTCAATGTGGACGAGAATCCGATGACCCCCGGAAAGTACGGTATCCGGGCCATTCCCACGCTCATCTTTTTCAAGAACGGACAGCCGGTGGAAAGCATAACCGGAGCGGTGGCCAAAAGCACCATCGAGGCGGTGATCTCCAAGGTGCTGGGATCCTGA
- the radA gene encoding DNA repair protein RadA has protein sequence MYLCQVCGYRAVKWLGRCPGCGGWDTLVEEPEGSRRSRGGGGRRASLLRLAEVERAEFRRYSSGIGEFDRVLGGGLVPASLVLIGGDPGIGKSTLLLQAAGEYLRGGLRVVYLAGEESPAQVRLRAERVAVPGDLELAAETDLAAVLETLGENPPQVLIVDSIQTVYLPDLSSAPGSVSQVREAAARLLRWAKEKGTAVFVVGHVTKEGALAGPRVLEHLVDVVLYFEGDRSGPYRILRAVKNRFGPVDEIGVFEMGERGLSPVANPSAFFLSGGGGAVFPALEGTRPLLVEIQALVVKSYLAAPRRTCVGFDPWRLSMLLAILEKHLGISFYDRDVFLNVAGGLKIREPAADLAVCAALLASRLEKTLPPETVFCGEVGLSGEVRRVMGLSVRLKEAARLGFRRAVVPSGTSPEPGLPDLVTLSRVEALLEDLS, from the coding sequence ATGTATCTCTGTCAGGTGTGCGGTTATCGTGCGGTCAAGTGGCTGGGGCGCTGTCCCGGGTGCGGCGGCTGGGACACCCTGGTGGAGGAACCGGAGGGGAGCCGGAGGAGTCGTGGGGGAGGGGGGCGCCGGGCGTCGCTTCTCCGGCTTGCGGAGGTGGAAAGGGCCGAGTTTCGCCGCTACTCCTCGGGGATCGGTGAATTCGACCGGGTTCTGGGAGGGGGGCTGGTTCCGGCCTCTCTGGTCCTCATCGGCGGCGATCCGGGGATAGGCAAGTCCACCCTGCTTCTCCAGGCGGCGGGGGAATACCTCCGCGGCGGGCTCCGGGTCGTGTACCTGGCGGGCGAAGAGTCTCCGGCCCAGGTGCGTCTGCGGGCCGAGAGGGTGGCGGTGCCCGGGGACCTCGAGCTCGCCGCCGAGACCGATCTGGCGGCGGTGCTGGAGACTCTCGGCGAAAATCCTCCTCAGGTCCTCATCGTGGATTCCATCCAGACGGTGTACCTGCCGGATCTGTCCTCGGCTCCGGGGTCGGTATCCCAGGTGCGGGAGGCCGCGGCGCGGCTTCTCCGGTGGGCCAAGGAAAAGGGCACCGCGGTCTTCGTGGTGGGACATGTTACCAAGGAGGGGGCACTGGCCGGTCCGCGGGTCCTCGAACACCTGGTGGATGTGGTGCTCTACTTTGAGGGCGACCGCTCCGGTCCGTACCGGATCCTCCGGGCGGTGAAGAATCGTTTCGGCCCGGTGGACGAGATCGGAGTCTTCGAGATGGGCGAGAGGGGGCTTTCCCCGGTGGCCAACCCCTCGGCCTTCTTCCTTTCAGGGGGAGGAGGGGCGGTCTTTCCGGCGCTGGAGGGCACGAGACCCCTCCTGGTGGAGATTCAGGCCCTGGTGGTGAAGAGTTATCTCGCGGCTCCCCGAAGGACCTGCGTGGGATTCGATCCCTGGCGACTCTCCATGCTGCTGGCCATCCTGGAGAAACACCTGGGGATCTCCTTCTACGACCGGGATGTCTTTCTCAATGTGGCCGGGGGGCTCAAGATAAGGGAACCGGCGGCGGATCTCGCCGTATGTGCGGCCCTGCTCGCCAGCCGCCTGGAAAAGACCCTCCCCCCCGAGACGGTCTTCTGCGGCGAGGTGGGACTTTCCGGAGAGGTGCGCAGGGTGATGGGGCTTTCCGTTCGGCTTAAGGAGGCCGCCAGGCTGGGATTCCGACGGGCGGTGGTCCCCTCCGGCACCTCCCCCGAACCGGGTTTGCCGGATCTCGTCACTCTCTCCCGGGTGGAGGCCCTTCTCGAAGATCTTTCCTGA
- a CDS encoding PilZ domain-containing protein has protein sequence MERRRFLRAVFPAEASLLWADGEIPAGLRDVAYGGAYLTCSERPPVGAEVEIRFRLSGMDPPPEIRFKARVVRHGADGIGVKLTGIDWRSLGHLRRLLYFNLGDADEAERELRELLGEATVDF, from the coding sequence GTGGAGCGAAGGCGCTTCCTGCGGGCCGTTTTTCCGGCGGAGGCTTCTCTTCTGTGGGCGGACGGAGAGATACCCGCCGGGCTGAGGGATGTTGCCTACGGCGGGGCTTATCTGACATGTTCCGAGCGCCCCCCGGTGGGTGCGGAGGTGGAGATTCGTTTCCGTCTTTCCGGAATGGATCCGCCGCCCGAGATTCGCTTTAAGGCCCGGGTGGTTCGCCACGGGGCCGACGGCATAGGAGTTAAGCTCACGGGCATCGACTGGCGAAGCCTGGGGCACCTGCGGCGTCTCCTTTACTTCAACCTGGGAGATGCGGACGAAGCCGAACGGGAATTGCGGGAGCTTCTGGGCGAGGCCACGGTGGACTTTTAA
- a CDS encoding cytochrome b/b6 domain-containing protein, which produces MREIQAFNKFQRSMHLHYIHFMVIFFLTGLPQAYPHAFRWLLYFFWMPFAHFSPETSYLSGGMKVAMVLHRLAAAGLLLWLPLFVLREIKNMGRWQIWPEGGPVDGVRELFRHYLGFRPARFGKYNLGQKCLAWLTILATGIMVASGIVLLFKDAFSPPAWRWARFFHDVGFVIFLVILPIHIYMALHPLNRKGFRAMFETGTLPEDHVRTHHPLWWEKIKA; this is translated from the coding sequence ATGAGGGAAATACAGGCTTTTAACAAGTTTCAGCGGAGTATGCACCTTCACTACATCCATTTTATGGTCATCTTCTTTTTGACGGGGCTTCCTCAGGCCTATCCCCACGCCTTCCGGTGGCTTCTCTACTTCTTCTGGATGCCCTTTGCCCACTTTTCCCCGGAGACGAGCTACCTTTCCGGGGGCATGAAGGTGGCCATGGTGCTTCATCGGCTGGCGGCCGCAGGGCTTCTCCTCTGGTTGCCCCTCTTCGTGCTTCGGGAGATCAAGAACATGGGGCGGTGGCAGATCTGGCCGGAGGGAGGCCCCGTGGACGGGGTGCGCGAACTCTTTCGCCACTACCTGGGCTTTCGGCCGGCGCGATTCGGAAAGTACAACCTGGGCCAGAAGTGCCTGGCCTGGCTCACCATCCTGGCCACCGGGATCATGGTGGCCAGCGGGATCGTGCTCCTCTTCAAGGACGCCTTCAGCCCCCCGGCCTGGCGGTGGGCCAGGTTTTTCCACGATGTGGGTTTCGTGATCTTCCTGGTGATTCTCCCGATCCACATCTACATGGCCCTCCATCCGCTGAATCGTAAGGGCTTCCGGGCCATGTTCGAAACCGGCACCCTGCCCGAGGACCATGTCAGGACCCACCATCCCCTGTGGTGGGAAAAAATCAAGGCCTGA
- a CDS encoding 4Fe-4S dicluster domain-containing protein → MTKVSMLYDMQACIRCFACSVQCGIENRARLSRDGRGGTERVVAEQRPELRYIFPVPGYRGTYPSARPVTELRHCMHCANAPCARRCPAAAIEVKPYGVVVIHEERCIGCRACLEACPFDVPRFNPRLGKTFKCFMCYDRIEAGLPPACVEACPAKALYFGSREEVLAEARRRAENYRRRLGEDFTVYGAEPVSEATGYLHWVTVGPSRILADYQLRPGASRPQIEAVDAVRTLGWVLFGVEAAGILGHFLYSLGREEKEV, encoded by the coding sequence ATGACCAAGGTGAGCATGCTTTACGATATGCAGGCCTGCATTAGATGTTTCGCCTGTTCCGTGCAGTGCGGGATAGAAAACCGTGCCCGTCTCAGCCGGGACGGACGCGGGGGCACGGAACGGGTGGTGGCGGAGCAGCGGCCGGAACTCCGTTATATATTTCCGGTACCGGGCTATCGGGGAACCTATCCTTCGGCTCGTCCGGTAACGGAATTGCGCCACTGCATGCACTGTGCGAATGCTCCCTGTGCCAGGCGCTGTCCGGCGGCGGCCATCGAGGTGAAGCCCTACGGGGTGGTGGTGATCCACGAGGAGAGGTGCATAGGGTGTCGGGCCTGTCTTGAGGCCTGTCCCTTTGATGTTCCGCGCTTCAACCCCAGATTGGGCAAGACCTTCAAGTGCTTCATGTGTTACGACCGGATCGAGGCCGGACTGCCTCCGGCCTGCGTGGAGGCCTGTCCGGCGAAAGCCCTATACTTCGGCTCCCGGGAGGAGGTGCTGGCCGAAGCCCGCCGCCGGGCGGAGAACTACCGTCGCCGCCTGGGGGAGGACTTCACCGTCTACGGAGCCGAACCGGTGAGCGAGGCCACCGGTTACCTCCACTGGGTCACGGTGGGGCCCAGCAGGATTCTCGCGGACTATCAGCTGCGGCCGGGGGCCTCCCGGCCCCAGATCGAGGCCGTGGACGCCGTCCGCACCCTGGGCTGGGTGCTTTTCGGCGTCGAGGCCGCGGGTATCCTGGGACACTTCCTTTACAGTCTGGGAAGAGAAGAAAAAGAGGTCTAA
- a CDS encoding molybdopterin-dependent oxidoreductase, translating to MSGISRRRFLQISGLAAFSPFVPLSGTVGPGRRAPSPVDEGVERRVPLRCRMCAQQCPAVGVVKGGKLIKMEASPYLPYAGICGRSRSTPAAVYNPDRLKYPLLRVGKRGEGKFKRISWEEALDRIAAVLRKYREKGEPERVVYLPRFTSAAGLDKPFWHLYGTPNIVSYADTCHSAGHDWGLGAFFGHPMTPGAFWMDYPRARFGVLAMRNPGGGLCVYQFGTLFAEGKRNGLRLVAVDVRFPNEAVEGAGHRWLPIRPGTDLAFHLALAHVIVKEKGYDEDYLIRHTNACMLIDPETLEPFDPVVEEKVDPKTGKKKKHVRYRVWDEARGVPVLKSEAQRPALRGEFTAGGRRVITAFEAITRALEAYTPEWAQGITTVPAEEIRRVARDLMRHRPRVFVDTGWYSERYGNVMRQFHAIGLVDTLLGVWEREGGIGGVPKVKLHGPLPKVPKPKALQITKYYQKNGYPFLVPKAGRRFVFEALRTGKPYEPKVIFAMGQNFIGGSAGSPEIVRLLDKVELIVCMTPFMDESCLYADIILPDTLFPERDEALHFKFKQSMPTVAMHMKAVEPPFEARPGSWVILELARRVLSPQEFEKYFGEFARGGWEAGWRRQLKGVSEKHPGLTLEHLKKYGVWHGRQNYKIKKKTPTGEVEIFSLTFLEVYKKLKAGGHPFAEHAHPLPRWIPPFWMGERRNGLAEDEFVLTTGFSPLNSFTGGQTRDNPLLREIWDQLGVDRVWIHPERARRLGISDGDVVEVFPAHAPEFKATARVWVTPLVHPDALFTYYGVGAGIFPQLKRFLAFLPEHGVNMNHFSRWRFAPLEGGHATQDVIIKIRRV from the coding sequence ATGAGCGGAATATCGCGCCGGAGGTTTCTGCAGATCAGCGGATTGGCGGCTTTTTCGCCCTTCGTGCCCCTTTCCGGAACGGTGGGGCCGGGGCGCAGGGCCCCCTCTCCGGTGGACGAGGGGGTGGAAAGGAGAGTGCCGCTCCGGTGTAGGATGTGTGCCCAGCAGTGTCCCGCGGTGGGGGTGGTGAAGGGAGGTAAGCTCATAAAGATGGAGGCCAGTCCCTATCTGCCCTACGCGGGAATCTGCGGGCGCAGTCGCTCCACGCCGGCGGCAGTCTACAATCCGGATCGTCTCAAGTATCCCCTGCTTCGGGTGGGAAAGCGCGGCGAGGGGAAGTTCAAGCGGATCAGCTGGGAGGAGGCCCTGGATCGCATTGCGGCGGTGCTTAGAAAGTATCGGGAGAAGGGCGAACCCGAGCGCGTGGTGTATCTTCCCCGGTTCACCTCCGCCGCCGGCTTGGACAAGCCCTTCTGGCACCTCTACGGGACGCCCAACATCGTCTCCTACGCCGACACCTGTCATTCCGCCGGTCACGACTGGGGGCTGGGGGCCTTTTTCGGACACCCTATGACCCCCGGGGCCTTCTGGATGGACTATCCCCGGGCCCGTTTCGGAGTGCTGGCCATGCGGAACCCTGGGGGCGGGCTTTGCGTCTATCAGTTCGGGACGCTTTTTGCCGAGGGCAAGCGAAACGGTCTGCGGCTGGTGGCCGTGGATGTGCGTTTCCCGAACGAGGCCGTGGAGGGAGCCGGACACCGCTGGCTCCCCATCCGTCCGGGGACGGACCTGGCCTTTCACCTGGCCCTGGCCCATGTGATCGTGAAGGAAAAGGGCTACGACGAGGACTACCTGATCAGGCACACCAACGCCTGCATGCTCATCGACCCCGAGACCCTCGAGCCCTTCGATCCCGTGGTGGAGGAGAAGGTGGATCCAAAGACCGGGAAAAAGAAGAAACACGTGCGCTACCGGGTGTGGGACGAGGCCCGGGGGGTTCCGGTGCTCAAGTCCGAGGCGCAAAGACCGGCCCTGCGCGGTGAATTTACCGCGGGAGGTCGCAGGGTAATCACCGCCTTCGAGGCCATCACCCGGGCCCTGGAAGCGTACACCCCCGAGTGGGCCCAGGGGATCACCACGGTGCCGGCGGAAGAGATCCGCCGGGTGGCCCGGGACCTCATGCGCCACAGACCCCGCGTGTTCGTGGACACCGGCTGGTATTCGGAACGCTACGGCAATGTAATGCGCCAGTTTCACGCCATCGGCCTGGTGGACACCCTGCTGGGGGTCTGGGAGAGGGAGGGGGGAATAGGGGGCGTGCCCAAGGTGAAGCTCCACGGCCCCCTCCCGAAGGTGCCCAAGCCCAAGGCCCTCCAGATCACCAAGTATTACCAGAAAAACGGTTATCCCTTTCTCGTCCCCAAGGCCGGACGCCGTTTCGTTTTCGAGGCCCTGCGCACCGGAAAACCCTACGAGCCCAAAGTAATCTTTGCCATGGGGCAGAACTTCATCGGAGGTTCAGCCGGCTCGCCGGAGATAGTGCGGCTCCTTGACAAGGTGGAACTCATCGTGTGCATGACCCCCTTCATGGACGAGAGCTGTCTTTACGCGGACATCATCCTTCCCGACACCCTTTTCCCCGAACGGGACGAGGCCCTGCACTTCAAGTTCAAGCAGAGTATGCCCACGGTGGCCATGCACATGAAGGCGGTGGAGCCGCCCTTCGAGGCCCGGCCGGGATCCTGGGTGATTCTGGAGCTGGCCCGCCGGGTGCTTTCTCCCCAGGAATTCGAGAAGTACTTCGGAGAGTTCGCCCGCGGGGGCTGGGAGGCCGGGTGGCGAAGGCAACTGAAAGGGGTTTCGGAGAAACATCCCGGTCTCACCCTGGAACACCTGAAGAAATACGGCGTCTGGCACGGCAGGCAGAACTACAAAATCAAGAAAAAGACTCCCACCGGCGAGGTGGAGATCTTTAGCCTCACCTTTCTCGAAGTTTACAAAAAACTCAAGGCCGGCGGACATCCCTTTGCCGAGCATGCTCATCCCCTTCCCCGGTGGATTCCGCCCTTCTGGATGGGGGAGAGGCGCAACGGCCTGGCCGAGGACGAGTTCGTGCTGACCACCGGTTTTTCGCCTCTCAACTCCTTTACGGGGGGACAGACCAGGGACAATCCCCTTCTCCGGGAGATTTGGGATCAGTTGGGGGTGGATCGGGTGTGGATTCATCCCGAGCGGGCCCGCCGGCTGGGGATCTCCGACGGGGATGTGGTGGAGGTCTTTCCGGCCCACGCCCCGGAGTTCAAGGCCACGGCCAGGGTGTGGGTGACGCCCCTCGTTCATCCCGACGCCCTTTTCACCTATTACGGAGTGGGGGCGGGGATCTTTCCTCAGCTCAAGCGTTTTCTGGCCTTTCTTCCCGAGCACGGGGTGAACATGAATCACTTTTCCCGCTGGAGGTTTGCGCCCCTTGAGGGTGGACACGCCACTCAGGATGTCATCATCAAGATTAGGAGGGTCTAA
- a CDS encoding sigma-54 dependent transcriptional regulator yields MPEATVLLVDDEPEMVLLWERILRGLPEVRFERAYSGEEAWEKVQRLLPEVVVADLKMPGLDGLELLARIRERDETISVLIVTGYGTIERAVEAIKKGAYDFITKPFEKERLRHMVERALERSLLLRENRRLKALKDDFWWEELGIIGRSPLMRELLSLVERVAPTNATVLIRGESGTGKELIARAIHHLSPRRSWRMVTVNCAAIPENILESELFGYVKGAFTGADRDKTGLFQEADGSTIFLDEIGDMPPSLQVKLLRVLQDGEVRPLGSTQSRRVNVRVIASTNQDLEKKMAEGRFREDLYYRLNEVTLWVPPLRERGDDVLLLAEHFLEEYAREYGRPGLRFSPEALEFLKAQPWRGNVRELKNAVKRAVLLARENTITPGDLKLSLRPGAPEARPFYLRPYHEAKREVMDEFARQYLEGLLRHTGGNVSQAARLAGLERPSFQRLLRRYGISAEKFRPAT; encoded by the coding sequence ATGCCTGAGGCCACCGTACTTCTGGTGGACGACGAACCGGAAATGGTCCTTCTCTGGGAAAGGATTCTGCGGGGCCTTCCGGAGGTGCGCTTCGAACGGGCCTATTCCGGGGAGGAGGCCTGGGAGAAGGTGCAGCGTCTTCTGCCCGAGGTGGTGGTGGCGGATCTCAAGATGCCCGGGCTGGACGGGCTGGAGCTTCTCGCGAGGATCCGGGAGCGGGACGAGACCATCTCCGTCCTCATCGTGACCGGCTACGGGACCATCGAGCGGGCGGTGGAGGCCATAAAGAAGGGGGCCTACGACTTCATCACCAAGCCGTTTGAGAAGGAGCGCCTGCGCCATATGGTGGAAAGGGCGCTGGAACGGAGCCTTCTCCTCCGGGAAAACCGTCGCCTTAAAGCCCTCAAGGACGACTTCTGGTGGGAGGAGCTGGGTATTATCGGGCGGTCCCCCCTCATGAGGGAGCTCTTGAGCCTGGTGGAAAGGGTGGCCCCCACCAACGCCACGGTGCTCATCCGCGGGGAGTCCGGAACCGGAAAGGAGCTCATCGCCAGGGCCATACATCACCTCAGTCCCCGTCGAAGCTGGAGGATGGTGACCGTAAACTGCGCGGCCATTCCGGAAAACATCCTGGAGAGCGAACTTTTCGGCTATGTCAAGGGAGCCTTCACCGGGGCCGACCGGGACAAGACGGGTCTATTTCAGGAGGCCGACGGATCCACCATCTTCCTGGACGAAATCGGGGACATGCCTCCCTCCCTTCAGGTCAAACTGCTGCGTGTGCTTCAGGACGGTGAGGTCCGCCCTCTGGGGTCCACCCAGAGTCGAAGAGTTAATGTGCGGGTCATCGCCTCCACCAATCAGGATCTAGAGAAAAAGATGGCCGAGGGACGCTTCCGGGAGGACCTTTACTATCGCCTGAACGAGGTCACCCTGTGGGTGCCCCCTCTTCGCGAACGGGGGGACGATGTCCTGCTTCTGGCCGAACACTTTCTCGAGGAGTACGCCCGGGAATACGGACGACCGGGACTGCGTTTCTCTCCGGAGGCCCTGGAGTTCCTTAAGGCACAACCCTGGAGGGGTAATGTTCGCGAACTCAAGAATGCGGTGAAAAGGGCCGTCCTTCTGGCCCGGGAGAACACCATTACCCCCGGCGACCTCAAGCTTTCCCTGAGGCCCGGGGCTCCGGAAGCCCGTCCCTTCTACCTCCGTCCCTATCACGAGGCCAAGAGGGAGGTGATGGACGAGTTCGCCCGCCAGTACCTGGAGGGATTGCTGCGCCACACCGGGGGAAATGTCTCCCAGGCGGCCCGGCTGGCCGGTCTGGAACGCCCCAGCTTCCAGAGGCTCCTCCGCCGCTACGGCATCTCCGCCGAAAAGTTTCGTCCTGCAACCTAA
- a CDS encoding ATP-binding protein → MILFSFLALRESLYLWLRNPRNIFFGYLLGLSFSFASFALSRSLGHIVHVILLWTNRASWWRSLAPFSGALNTVFIFWAAMLTLIFPAVYSLFSQLEREAKDLRRTKRELEEANRRLRELSQSLEEKVEERTLALALSEEKFRRLFESSGDAIFFCDPEGRLRDINPSGLALLGFAHKEEVLGKSLGEFFVFREDWERYREELCREGRIHNFETEIRTRDGDRRFVIITSDSIDYAEGCRLGCQGIMKDLTAFKEMTRRMIHSEKMAAVGQLAAGIAHEINTPLGIIYGYTQLLREELKEGPPAEDLKKIEEQVRVCQRLIADLLLFSRSSAGEKVPVSLNAIVRQVVEMLEPTYRKSGVRLEVHLAEDLPLISGEEGRLREVLLNLLINARDALEDAGEIHVWTRSDSAEVILEVGDTGCGVPAGIRDRIFEPFFTTKPPGKGTGLGLFVSYGIVRDHGGDIRVLSPPPAEGPYRALGIQTLFRITFPLGGEDA, encoded by the coding sequence ATGATTCTCTTTTCTTTTCTGGCGTTAAGGGAGTCCTTGTATCTCTGGTTAAGGAATCCGCGCAATATCTTTTTCGGTTATCTTCTAGGATTGTCTTTTTCCTTCGCCTCTTTCGCCCTTTCCCGCAGTTTAGGACATATTGTCCATGTGATTCTTCTGTGGACGAACCGGGCTTCCTGGTGGCGAAGCCTGGCTCCCTTTTCCGGGGCACTCAATACCGTATTTATTTTCTGGGCGGCGATGCTTACTCTTATTTTTCCGGCGGTTTACTCCCTGTTTTCCCAGCTGGAACGGGAGGCCAAGGACCTCCGTCGCACCAAACGGGAGCTCGAGGAGGCCAATCGACGCCTGCGGGAGCTCTCTCAATCTCTCGAGGAAAAGGTGGAGGAGCGAACCCTGGCTCTCGCCCTTTCGGAGGAGAAGTTTCGCAGGCTTTTCGAGTCCTCCGGGGACGCCATCTTTTTCTGCGATCCCGAGGGGCGCCTGCGCGACATAAACCCCAGCGGTCTTGCCCTTCTGGGCTTTGCCCACAAGGAGGAAGTCCTGGGAAAGAGCCTGGGCGAGTTTTTCGTCTTCAGGGAGGACTGGGAACGCTACAGGGAGGAACTGTGCCGGGAGGGGCGCATTCACAACTTCGAGACCGAAATTCGGACCCGCGACGGGGACAGGCGATTTGTTATCATTACTTCCGATTCCATTGATTATGCGGAGGGGTGTCGGCTGGGGTGCCAGGGCATCATGAAGGATCTGACCGCCTTTAAGGAAATGACCAGACGCATGATCCATTCGGAGAAGATGGCCGCGGTGGGACAGCTGGCCGCGGGGATCGCCCACGAGATAAACACCCCTCTGGGGATCATTTACGGATACACACAGCTTCTTCGGGAGGAGCTCAAGGAAGGGCCCCCGGCGGAGGATCTGAAAAAGATCGAGGAACAGGTCAGGGTCTGTCAGCGCTTGATTGCGGATCTTCTTCTCTTTTCCCGTTCCTCGGCGGGAGAGAAGGTCCCCGTTTCGCTGAATGCCATCGTGCGCCAGGTGGTGGAGATGCTGGAGCCCACCTATCGCAAGTCCGGGGTGAGGCTGGAGGTGCACCTCGCCGAAGATCTTCCCCTCATTTCCGGGGAGGAAGGGCGCCTGAGGGAGGTCCTCCTGAACCTTCTGATTAACGCCCGGGACGCCCTGGAGGATGCGGGCGAGATCCATGTGTGGACCCGATCCGACTCCGCGGAGGTGATACTCGAGGTGGGGGACACCGGCTGCGGGGTTCCCGCCGGAATCCGCGACCGCATCTTTGAACCCTTTTTCACCACCAAGCCCCCGGGGAAGGGCACCGGTCTGGGGCTTTTCGTCTCGTACGGCATCGTCAGGGATCACGGGGGAGACATCCGGGTCCTCTCTCCCCCGCCCGCCGAGGGACCCTATAGGGCCCTGGGGATCCAGACCCTTTTCCGCATAACCTTTCCCCTGGGGGGTGAAGATGCCTGA